A region of the Vicinamibacteria bacterium genome:
GACTCGGACCACGAGCTCACCAGGTCGCTCTTCGGAAAGCGGCGGAACGTATAGTTGATCTCGACACTATTGAGCCTGGAGGCGTAAAAGTGAAGGAACTCTCTCGCCGGGGTCTTGGGAGGGTAGAAGGCGCCAATCCATTCGCGGAAGCTGTATCCGGAGCAACCCGCGTAGATCAAAACGTGCGGACCCAGCGGAACCCGAAATCGGAGTAGTGGAACGACGGCGGCAGGCTGCTCCGCGAAGCGCAGGCGGTAACGAGGATCGAGTGGCGCCAAGAACCACCGCGAGCGGAGCGACGTGGGGAACCGGACGCGCAGGGATCGCGTTCGGGCGAGACGAGATAGTAGTCGGCACGGTAGGCGTCGAGACACCACTCGTGCACCATGTCACCCATGTGGTACAGGCCGTAGCCGTTCGGCGGCGAAGAGCGTACCCGCTCGGGCCGCTCGAGCGGTCCGTGGATCCGCGCGGGGCCACCTCGGGCGGGATCGTCTCCCCAGGGGAACGTCGCACTCTCGAGCCGTCCGCGAGCCGCTTTCTCCCGCTCGGCCTCGGTTGGGAGGCGAATTTCGAGACCCGTTTCGCTCGCGAGCCACCAACAGAAACGACGGGCTTCCATCCAACTCACGCCTACAACGGGCTGGTCGGGATCGTCGAAGCCGGGCTCGCTCCAAAACGGGGGCGGCGGAGCTCCGGTTCGCTCGAGAAAAATGCGATAGTGTCTATTGGTGACGGGCGTCTCGGCCATCTCGAAGGCCGAGACGAAGACGCGATGAACGGGCCTCTCGTTGTCTAGTTTCCCCTCGCGCCCCATGAGAAAAGTTCCCGCAGGTATCGGGACGCGAGCATGCACGGTGCTACGAGCGGCCCGTCAGGGCCGCCGGCCGAGAGGAATCGCGTCGCGCCGAAGCGAGGAGCGAAGGCGCGGGCGCGAGGGAATTCGGCCGTGGGCGCGCGCGAGGAGCGCGCGCCGGGAGCGAGCCGAGGAGGCGAGCGACCACTAAGTTTTGAACAGGTTGTGAAAGGCGTTCCTGGCGTCTTCCGCGCTATTTGCTCGCCGGCCCGTGGCGTCGAGCGCCTGGACGGGCTTGAAAAGAGCGCATTCGTTCGCGGCCCCCTTGTCGGCAATTCGCTCGTCGATGGGTTTCTTGCACTCGAAGCGGGCATCGGGGTCGAAGTGCTTGCAATGTCGGCAGGAATGCAACGGGGTTCCGCACTTGAGGCACTTGCTTTTGTAGTCCACCTCGAGCTGGCTCGATGGGACCTGGTGCCCACATTTGGCGCAGCGCGTTACGATAATCGA
Encoded here:
- a CDS encoding SUMF1/EgtB/PvdO family nonheme iron enzyme — protein: MHARVPIPAGTFLMGREGKLDNERPVHRVFVSAFEMAETPVTNRHYRIFLERTGAPPPPFWSEPGFDDPDQPVVGVSWMEARRFCWWLASETGLEIRLPTEAEREKAARGRLESATFPWGDDPARGGPARIHGPLERPERVRSSPPNGYGLYHMGDMVHEWCLDAYRADYYLVSPERDPCASGSPRRSARGGSWRHSILVTACASRSSLPPSFHYSDFGFRWVRTF